One stretch of Solenopsis invicta isolate M01_SB chromosome 16, UNIL_Sinv_3.0, whole genome shotgun sequence DNA includes these proteins:
- the LOC105204826 gene encoding fatty-acid amide hydrolase 2-B: MMLAIRVLLSIINVMYAIVRRTLLFIYKKPPCIPPITHSIYMLSATTLSRKIRQREITSCEVVQAYISRIKEVNPFINAVIDERFSDAIIEAKNCDEQLKKGEFDIETLEKCKPLYGVPITIKECLAVKGLSHTGCTLPRKGIKADRDADIIEILRNAGAIPLCVTNMPEMCTGFDSTNLLYGRTCNPYDTRYSPGGTSGGEGALLGAGASVMGIGSDMAGSIRLPAFLNGVFGHKPTAGLVPTNGHFPDVDVFFQIINTIGPISKYAEDLSLLMKVMTSKCNRDLRLDVPVDLRQIKIYYREGLDRSFGILSTPPKIEKCIYQAAYYFARYDIPVKKLPIEWPVTIPEIVISKFLRIKSSPQLLLDANNHESKKSPAVEVMKSLFGLSQHTKQLICLSIPLKTHFPLTKSEISYYSKQGDELRQKLLNLLGDDGVFIYPTLRNPILPQLVLCELPSISYCALFNIFDFPAAHVPMGLDHEGMPIGVQVIAAPYQDRLCLAVAKELELAFGGWVPPSVSIGDNVSEGFCK, translated from the exons ATGATGCTGGCAATACGTGTATTATTAAGTATCATAAACGTTATGTATGCAATAGTTCGTCGGACTTTATTGTTCATTTACAAGAAACCGCCATGCATACCCCCGATAACGCATTCGATATACATGTTGAGTGCCACGACGCTCTCTAGAAAAATAAGACAGAGAGAG ATTACGAGTTGCGAAGTAGTGCAAGCGTATATTTCGCgcattaaagaagtaaatcctTTTATAAACGCTGTCATTGACGAACGATTTTCCGATGCCATAATCGAGGCGAAAAATTGTGACGAGCAACTAAAAAAGGGCGAATTTGATATTGAAACTTTAGAGAAATGTAAGCCGCTGTACGGTGTTCCAATTACCATTAAGGAGTGTTTAGCCGTAAAAG GCTTGAGCCACACAGGTTGCACTTTGCCTCGTAAAGGAATTAAGGCGGATCGCGATGCGGATATTATCGAGATTCTCCGAAATGCCGGTGCGATACCATTATGCGTCACGAACATGCCGGAGATGTGCACCGGTTTCGACAGTACAAATCTGCTGTATGGTCGCACGTGTAATCCTTACGACACTAGATATTCGCCCGGTGGAACGTCCGGTGGAGAG GGTGCATTGCTCGGAGCAGGTGCTTCCGTGATGGGTATTGGTTCGGACATGGCTGGATCCATAAGACTGCCGGCTTTCCTAAACGGCGTTTTTGGACACAAGCCTACGGCTG GACTTGTTCCGACTAATGGACACTTCCCAGACGTCGacgtattttttcaaataatcaatACCATCGGCCCAATATCCAAATACGCCGAGGACCTTAGCTTGCTTATGAAAGTGATGACATCGAAGTGCAATCGCGACCTACGTCTAGATGTGCCAGTGGACTTGAGGCAAATAAAGATCTATTACCGAGAAGGTTTGGACAGGTCATTCGGCATATTGTCAACGCCGCCGAAAATTGAGAAATGCATTTATCAAGCTGCTTATTATTTCGCGCGATATGATATTCCTGTGAAAAAG TTGCCGATAGAATGGCCAGTTACGATTCCCGAAATTGTAATAAGTAAATTCTTGCGTATAAAAAGTTCCCCTCAACTACTGCTGGATGCGAACAATCACGAG AGTAAGAAAAGTCCAGCAGTCGAAGTAATGAAATCTCTATTCGGTTTATCGCAACACACGAAGCAGTTGATTTGCCTCTCTATACCGCTTAAAACGCATTTTCCACTTACGAAATCAGAAATATCGTATTACTCGAAGCAGGGAGACGAGCTTCGACAAAAACTACTG AATCTGTTGGGAGATGACGGAGTATTTATCTACCCGACCTTACGAAACCCGATTCTTCCGCAACTTGTACTGTGCGAATTGCCGTCTATTTCGTACTgtgctttatttaatattttcgatTTTCCCGCCGCGCACGTCCCAATGGGATTGGATCATGAAGGAATGCCAATAGGCGTTcag GTCATAGCCGCGCCTTATCAAGACCGTCTCTGTCTGGCGGTTGCAAAAGAGCTGGAGCTGGCCTTCGGTGGATGGGTGCCACCATCGGTATCGATAGGCGATAATGTGTCTGAAGGCttctgtaaataa